In Bradyrhizobium guangxiense, one DNA window encodes the following:
- a CDS encoding GGDEF domain-containing protein produces the protein MNEIAVTLASVDACVNGRRTRSIRFPPDIERQFEADMHDKRCKRLTIGLLVSAPLYNLFLLGDWLLVPDVVRLAMWVHFSIVTPWMLLVAWLVSRKPRPFVRELLAASVPLLIILQIDLGFALTASESAAHYQYVVIPTLLYTNVSLHRLEFRFARVVTAAILLLHTAFVISASYISAPIAVTIIVQLLICGYITLIANYTMERDLRRAYLYSLRDRLRHADADAASRRDPLTGLANRLHLDDELSRVWSRPECRASPVSAVMIDIDHFKHLNDRYGHAAGDLCLKRVAAILQAEIRRTGDLVARYGGEEFLIILPDMAMMDAVRLAERIRRSIEIAAIPNEGRSLLGIVTASFGVAACSPSDLSPLELIAAADHALYAAKGKGRNQVWPPLVADATVRSLTEPLTFMASSSEAARGV, from the coding sequence ATGAACGAGATCGCAGTAACATTAGCTTCCGTCGACGCCTGCGTGAACGGGCGACGGACGCGATCGATCAGATTCCCCCCGGACATCGAACGGCAATTTGAAGCCGACATGCACGACAAGCGGTGTAAGCGCTTGACGATCGGACTGCTCGTTTCGGCTCCCCTCTATAACCTTTTTCTGCTCGGAGATTGGCTGCTGGTCCCGGACGTCGTGCGGCTGGCCATGTGGGTACATTTCTCAATAGTGACTCCGTGGATGCTATTGGTCGCCTGGCTCGTATCGCGCAAACCGAGGCCCTTCGTACGGGAGCTCCTAGCAGCCAGTGTTCCGCTACTCATCATCTTGCAGATCGACCTCGGTTTTGCCCTGACGGCGAGCGAGAGCGCTGCGCACTACCAGTACGTGGTGATTCCAACTTTGCTCTACACCAATGTCTCACTGCACAGACTCGAATTCCGCTTCGCTCGTGTCGTGACTGCCGCGATCCTGTTGCTTCACACCGCGTTCGTCATATCCGCAAGCTACATCTCCGCCCCGATAGCGGTGACCATCATCGTTCAGCTCCTCATCTGCGGTTACATCACTCTGATCGCAAACTATACAATGGAGCGCGATCTCCGTAGAGCCTACCTCTATTCGCTGAGAGATCGGCTCAGGCACGCCGATGCGGACGCCGCTTCACGCCGCGATCCATTGACGGGGTTAGCAAACCGGCTGCATCTTGATGATGAACTGTCGCGAGTTTGGTCTCGCCCCGAGTGCCGAGCATCGCCCGTTTCAGCTGTCATGATCGATATCGACCATTTCAAGCACTTGAACGATCGCTACGGACATGCTGCAGGCGACCTCTGCCTGAAACGAGTCGCCGCCATACTTCAGGCAGAGATACGAAGGACGGGTGACCTCGTCGCCCGATATGGAGGCGAAGAATTCCTGATAATCCTGCCGGATATGGCGATGATGGATGCCGTGCGGCTGGCCGAACGCATTCGCCGATCGATCGAAATTGCTGCGATCCCCAATGAAGGCCGGAGCCTCTTAGGCATCGTCACCGCCAGTTTTGGCGTCGCAGCTTGTTCGCCGTCGGATTTGTCTCCTCTGGAATTAATTGCTGCGGCCGATCACGCCCT